One genomic segment of Helianthus annuus cultivar XRQ/B chromosome 14, HanXRQr2.0-SUNRISE, whole genome shotgun sequence includes these proteins:
- the LOC118486777 gene encoding mitochondrial import receptor subunit TOM7-1-like: MPFSVLERCNRQPGTHTHETSIDRSQIMSSKVVLKTKGKSTKGSKPSDDKSASKILKEWSTWTMKKAKVITHYGFIPLVIFIGMNSEPKPSISQLLSPI; encoded by the exons ATGCCGTTTTCGGTGCTTGAGAGATGCAATCGACAGCCAG GAACACACACACACGAAACTTCCATCGACCGATCGCAAATCATGTCATCGAAGGTGGTTTTGAAGACGAAAGGAaaatcaacaaaaggatcaaaGCCATCGGATGATAAATCAGCATCGAAGATCTTGAAAGAATGGAGCACATGGACCATGAAGAAAGCTAAAGTCATCACCCATTACGGTTTCATTCCCTTGGTTATCTTCATCGGCATGAACTCCGAACCCAAACCATCGATCTCCCAGCTTCTCAGCCCTATTTGA
- the LOC110904935 gene encoding 30S ribosomal protein S31, chloroplastic — protein MASMALAVTSIPMVSNSLSFSRSPSVTSVPLSHSSSSISLSALETSPISPLIYCGRGDKKTAKGKRFNHSFGNARPRNKKKGRGPPRVPVPPAPPRKDKYDDGEVVKIEIDESLFSN, from the exons ATGGCGTCAATGGCGCTCGCCGTTACATCAATCCCGATGGTTTCCAACTCTCTCTCCTTCTCTCGTTCCCCATCCGTAACCTCCGTCCCCCTTTCTCACTCCTCTTCCTCAATCTCTCTCTCAGCTCTTGAAACCTCCCCAATTTCACCCCTCA TTTATTGTGGAAGAGGTGACAAGAAGACTGCCAAGGGAAAACGATTCAATCATTCGTTTGGGAAT GCAAGACCAAGGAACAAGAAGAAGGGGAGAGGGCCACCAAGGGTGCCGGTTCCACCAGCTCCACCAAGGAAGGACAAATATGACGACGGTGAGGTTGTGAAGATTGAGATAGATGAGTCACTGTTTTCAAACTAA
- the LOC118486776 gene encoding auxin transporter-like protein 4, whose product MLPNKQAEEAIVPGEMKGANEQEQQQQGEQDAGVEQSMSGFKNFLWHGGSAYDAWFSCASNQVAQVLLTLPYSFSQLGMLSGIILQVFYGLLGSWTAYLISVLYVEYRARKEKENVSFKNHVIQWFEVLDGLLGPHWKAVGLAFNCTFLLFGSVIQLIACASNIYYINDHLDKRTWTYIFGACCATTVFIPSFHNYRIWSFLGLGMTTYTAWYLAIAALVHGKVDGVVHSGPTKLVLYFTGATNILYTFGGHAVTVEIMHAMWKPRKFKYIYLFATLYVFTLTLPSAAAMYWAFGDQLLNHSNAFSLLPRTRFRDAAVILMLIHQFITFGFACTPLYFVWEKVVGMHDTKSICLRALARLPVVIPIWFLAIIFPFFGPINSAVGALLVSFTVYIIPALAHMLTYRKASARQNAAEKPPFFLPSWTAMYIVNIFIVVWVFVVGFGFGGWASMTNFIKQVDTFGLFAKCYQCKPPPPLLPAHNH is encoded by the exons ATGCTTCCAAACAAGCAAGCTGAAGAAGCTATAGTTCCTGGTGAAATGAAAGGTGCTAATGagcaagaacaacaacaacagggggAACAAGATGCAGGGGTAGAACAGTCAATGTCTGGATTCAAGAACTTTCTTTGGCATGGTGGTTCTGCTTATGATGCTTGGTTCAGTTGTGCTTCAAACCAG gTGGCTCAAGTGCTCTTAACTTTGCCATACTCTTTCTCTCAATTGGGTATGCTTTCAGGAATCATATTACAAGTGTTTTATGGTCTTCTTGGAAGTTGGACTGCTTATCTCATCAGTGTTCTCTATGTGGAGTATAGAGCAAGGAAGGAGAAAGAGAATGTCAGCTTCAAGAATCATGTGATTCAG TGGTTTGAAGTGTTGGATGGTCTTTTAGGCCCACATTGGAAAGCTGTGGGGTTAGCCTTCAACTGCACCTTCCTTCTCTTTGGCTCTGTCATACAGCTCATAGCTTGTGCAAG CAATATATACTACATAAATGATCATTTGGACAAGAGGACATGGACGTATATATTCGGAGCGTGTTGTGCTACTACCGTCTTCATACCCTCTTTCCACAACTACCGAATTTGGTCGTTTCTTGGGCTCGGCATGACCACCTACACCGCTTGGTACCTAGCCATTGCAGCGTTGGTCCATGGCAAGGTTGACGGTGTGGTTCATTCGGGTCCTACGAAGCTCGTGTTGTACTTCACTGGAGCCACAAACATACTCTACACTTTCGGCGGACACGCAGTCACAGT TGAAATAATGCACGCGATGTGGAAGCCGAGGAAATTTAAATACATATATCTATTTGCTACATTGTATGTATTCACATTAACTCTCCCGTCAGCTGCCGCAATGTATTGGGCCTTCGGTGACCAGCTTTTAAACCATTCCAACGCGTTTTCCCTTCTGCCACGAACGCGGTTTCGTGATGCAGCTGTTATCCTCATGCTAATCCATCAG tttaTAACATTTGGTTTCGCGTGTACTCCGCTGTATTTTGTGTGGGAGAAAGTGGTGGGGATGCACGATACAAAGAGCATATGTTTACGGGCTTTGGCTAGGCTGCCGGTTGTGATACCAATATGGTTCCTAGCCATCATCTTCCCGTTTTTCGGTCCGATTAACTCGGCTGTTGGGGCTCTGTTGGTTAGCTTCACCGTCTACATTATCCCGGCTCTAGCCCATATGCTCACCTACCGAAAGGCTTCTGCGCGTCAG AACGCGGCGGAGAAGCCACCATTCTTTCTACCGAGCTGGACGGCCATGTACATAGTCAACATATTCATTGTGGTTTGGGTTTTTGTGGTTGGGTTCGGGTTCGGTGGGTGGGCTAGCATGACAAACTTCATTAAACAAGTTGACACGTTCGGTTTGTTTGCGAAGTGTTACCAGTGCAAGCCACCGCCGCCATTGCTACCAGCTCATAATCATTGA